aaattgttatttttaaAAAATGTGCACATTTGTACAAAATGTTCAACATCAAAATTTTTAAAATTATTCAAATTCTAAAATTTGAAAagcattcaaatttgaaaattttcaaaatctAAAATTGTTCAAGTTTTAAAATTGCTCAAACTCTAAAATTTGTTCAGATTTAAAAATGTACAATTGTTTTTAAATTTAACTTTTTAAATTATTCAAAGTATAATAATGTTAACATTTTTCTAATTTATTCAATTTAACAAAAATCGAGAAACTCGTGAAATGTTTTCTGAAAAATATTAGATTTTAAAAAACAAAAATATTAGTTCAAAAGTAGttaaaaaaatagaaagaaaaaaaggaaaagaatcaTACCCGTTCAATGGGCTGTGGCCCAACCAACCCTAGCGGACCTAGGGGTGTGCGGCATCATGCAAGGGTGAtatctatacaccgaccaggtcggcaccGGCCTGGCGCCACACACCGTGGACACTGCTATGGGTCGACCCATATATCTCGATTTTTTCACGCCCAATTTACGTGATTTTTTTTCTGGTTTTTCACGTTCTTGTCGGTTTTCAAATTTTTTGGTTTTATATTTATtattttcaaaatttaaaaatgttcaaatattgTTAAATTTTTTgaaaaagttcaaatttgaagACGTTGAAATCTGgacaatgttcaaatttgaaaaaatttcaatttcaaaaaATGTTAAAAAAACTTTAAAATGTTCACATTAAAAAAGGtcattttttttcaaaaatgtcATTTTTTGTAAATGTTattttttgttcaaatttaaaatatgttcatACACAGAAAATGttgaaatttgaaaaaaaatcatGTTATGAAAGAAGTTCAAATTTATGaacacaaaaatagaaacaacagGAAAAAAAAGGATAATTcgaaaaaggcaaaaaaaaaaactttggaCCGGCCAACACGAACGGTGGGTGTGCGGCATCCGCCGGGAATAGGAGCTATCATGGGCTGGTTTTGGTGCAAGCAGCTATCTGCTACTAACCCATATGGTAGTTGTCCAATTCCTCGGTAGCCCATGAAGTCCATTTTCCGACTCTGCCACCGCCGTCGGTATCCCATTGTCGCCGGCCAAGTTCCCGCCCCGGCGGCGGCACAAGCTAATCCCCGCTAGCTTCCATCGATCGATCTGAACGTCGATGCAATCCGAGGCGGCTCCAGCAGGAGCGTTGCCGGCGGCGAACCGAGCACAACCGCCCCCATTTGCAACACTCGCTACTCCATTCGAAATTCAGTCGTGGAGCCCGCCGCCGCAAACCCCACCTTCTCCCTGCTCGCGCTCGCTGCCCGTACACCTCTAGAGCGTAGAGCACTACACCTCACTGCGCATATGCTTCAGCCGCGCGGTCTGCAAGGCCGCTCTGGTGCTCCACCGTGGGGTTTCTACTGTTCCACTACACTGTCAGAGACCAAGTAAGGACCCTTTCCTACTTTCTTCCCTATAAAGTTTCTCCTGTTTTAGTATTGCTCGAATTTAGTTTAAGACATTTCAATCTGATAAAGTTGCTATGGATACTGAAGCAGAAATTTCCATTAATTGTAACATATCACCGAATCAGAAGAGTAGCAAAAAAACTAGGCATCTCATGACTGTGGTTCACTCTTTACAAACTGCCCGGTCACAAAAATGTAACCTGACAAACAAACTTGGACAAAAACGGGTATACGTGTAGTATAATCAGAACCTGTAGACTTGACATATACAAGACAACATTGGAATTTACAGTTTTCTCTTTTGTACAGTTTAGCTAGCCAACTAATCCTGCCATCTGAATAAACAGACCAGAGAAGAGAAGCGTGGAACCCTGACTCCGTGTTATGTTTCCGATGGCGGCGGAGCGGGTGCCTGTGTGCTCATCTTGCTCCTCAGCTCCTCAAAAACTTTCATGCTGTCCGCGTCGAAGCCTCCAGCAAACTGTAGAATGGTGAACGGTAAGTTCTTGATTCAACTCTCTGATGTACCTGTAAATGCTCATACTGTTGATATATAAACTTTAGATAGTTGTATACCTGATGAACCCGGAAAGCGAATCTGACACCCTGGAGAAGCAAGAACTCTCTGTTGTGCTCTTTCTCAGTGCCTTGCATTGCATCGAGCTCTGAGGCAACCCTCTCCATATACTTCTTTGCCAGCTGAACTGATGCCAGTTTGATCTACACAAACATGTTAAATTAGATTTTTTATTCAACTCTTGGTGCATGTTCTTACTAGaaacttgttcatcttcataaggAATTAATAAACTTATGCAGTGCTCTTTTGAGTAAGGTTGCCAAAATAAGTTCAGTAACAATAGATATAGTCTAGAGAGGCACACCTTGCCAACTTTTCCAGAATCCGATAGCCAGTCAACTGGTATTCCATACTCCTTGTAGCGTGCGCTGGTCATGTCTCTTGTACGAAGAAGTGCATAAACACTCTGCTCCACTCTGTCATAAGCATGGCACGGTTATTTCATCGACACAATGATGTTGTCACAAATATTCTGGAATTTACTAGATATTGCTTATTCTCTCTCGTATTATTTATTGTTTCACCCTGAAGAACTATGCAATTTAGGAGAATACCTAGTTCAGAGGAGATACTTACTTTTCAAGCAGCGAATACATCTTCTTAAGAGCTTCTTCACATGGAACTTTGGGATCGTCGGCAAATGATGTAGCCTTGTTTTCTAATTTTTGCAGATCCGTATACTCGAAAGCAGCCTCTCTTAATGCATCAGTTTTGCTCTCTGGCCAATCAAAATGCTTTAGCACCGCTCGCTCATCAACCTAAAATAAGTTAATTGATGTTTTTAGTTATAGATCATGTACATAATACGTAATGTGGAAAAGTTTGTGGGGTCTTACCAAGAAAGATAACTCCTCATCCAGCCAATGTACAAATGCAACAACATCATCAATGTTCACGAATCTTGCTGCTCGGACTTCACCTGCTAGCGACTCAACAAAATCTCCTTGTGTCTCCACATCAGCTTTGACCTGAAAAATTCCAAGTTTTTGACAATGTTGGTCATTTCTTACATAGAATTTTTACTGACCGATTATAGTGGGCTGCACTAATAATGGATGACATGAATTTGGCAGGATATTTATGCAAGGTGGGCGTTGAAGATACTTACTGCTAAGAGGAACGTTGATCTGTTCTCAATCTCTCCGATCATGTTGCTTCTGTTATCAGAAACATTTGATGTTTTTGATCCCAAAGAAGTTGTGTTCTTAGCTTCACGTTTCATCAGACTCTGGTAGAACTCCACAACCTCCGGAGCACGGTGTACCTTGTCACCACCGGCAACACTCTTGGATAGAGAaccaggaggtggtggtggaggcggcggaccaCCAGGTCTcccaggaggtggtggtggaggaggaggtccaCCTGGTGGACGTGGCGGCAGCGGTGCTCCGCCTGCAGTGTTGGTAGCTCCTGAAGCAACAGCTGATGCGGTGGGAGGTGGACGGGGGACTCTTGGAGCTCTCTTCTCAATTTGGGCAAGCTTCAACTGGGTTACCGCCAGGGGATTGTTCTGGTTATCACTAGATTGCTCGCCGGATTCAACATTAGCTGCAGGGACCTTCTTCTCCTTTATTTGAGCAAGTTTTGGTGGGAGTGCAGCTCTTGGAGATGGTACTAGAGCTGAGCTATAGCCACCACCGAACCTTTGTGCTCTAGCTTGCTCAGCCTTCTCTTTGACCGCCTTCTCCCGTTCTGTAGCAAGCTTATGCCTGTCTTTGTAAGCGGGATACTTCTCATCAGCAAAACCTTCGACAGTCTTTGACATcaattggaatgaagatgcaataTTCGCGTCATCCATTTCATTGGAATCTTGCTCCCTCTTTCCAAACGTTGTAATGGAGATACCATCTCCTGCATTTCTGATCATGAGAGATTCCAAGGGGCCCTTTGGTTTCTGGCTCCTCTTTGGAGAGCCACTGGTCAGGGACCGTGTCGGCGATGATAAATAGCTGCTGTCATCCTTGCTCCTCCCCCACTTCTTGAGTTTTTGCATCAGATTGGGCCTTTTGCTTAGGAAGCTGTATCTGCTGGAAGAACTGTCAATTGACATAGTGTCGAAGTCTTCGCTTCTGGGGGAAGAAGGTGCAGAAGAAGGAGCACTATCAAGGTCAGTGTCACCCTGGCCTCGTTCAGACCCATATTCCAACATTAGCTGTTTAGCCCTCTCCTGTGATTTTGGGCTAAGCGTCCTGTTGAGGTCACGGGCAGACATTTTTCCTGATGGTATCTGGTAGTTGCGGAGCTCGAATCGCAGACAAGCATTGACCCACCGCAGGTACACCAACTCTTCTACTTCACTGAATCTGTTCATCTGTAGGCCTTCCACTTGCTTTGTGAGGTCCTCATTTGTATGTCGCAAGTTGTTAATCTCATCTCTTGCATGGGCAACCACATCACTCTGCAGGGAGATGATATATCATTAGTACATTATTGGAAAGCATATCATGAAACAAACTATCCAATACTTGATATAAAATTTACTGGCTAGCGTTCTTGTTTTTTAGAAGTCTAGAATTGTTATATGGGTCTGAAATATAAGGCTATTTCTCAATATAGAAAAACACCTCAGCTGACAGCATGTTCTGTTGAACAGGGATGGAAATTGTAATTATCCTGATACTAAGCGGTTCAGTTCTTGTCCTGATGAGAATGTTACAGCGAAAACCATGCCATTATGTGCAAGAGAAGAGTCAAAATTTGCAGTCCTGGTCATGAAACTAATTGATTGGTTTggtttctaggaagaaaaagcaaTATAAGAGAGAGCATATCATTTGTGATACCTTTTGCAAGTGAAAACAAAAGCAAAATACTAGTTTTGAACTAAAGACAAGCTAAGAGGATAGGCCTGTACGGATAGAGACAAATCCAGCAAATGTTTCAGAACCACTGCTAGTCTGCCACAAAAACTAGGATCCTCTAGGACCATGCAAATGATTATGCTAGAAAGAACTGCTGCTGAATATTGTGTCGTACTGTCAGTAAATGCGATTTTTCGTTACAAACTTTGCAGAGTAAGATTAATAAAGTACTACTCTCTACCTCTGTTATTTTCCCTTGTGCTGCATCCAGCTTCACCATGAGATCCCTCTTCTCATACAGCAGCTCCTTGTTCTTCCTCCTCAGCTCAAGGACCTCCACTTCCAAATCCTTGAGCTTCTTGAGCTTCCGTTCGATCTCCGCGTCCTTCTTGGCCACCTCCTCTTCCTTGGCCTTCAGCCCCATGACCTGTTGCTTCAGCAGCATCAGCTGGCCTTTCGTCTGGTTCGCCTCCATCTGTATCTGGCGCTGCAGCTCCTTGATCCTGGTCCTCGACGCCTCGAGCTCTTTCTTGGCTGCTGCGCCTCGGACAACGTCCTCCTGCAGCTTCTTCCTCTCTGCCTGCAGCGAGCTGATGGTGATGTTGAGCATGTCGACCTCCACCGTCTTGATCTTGAGCTGCTTCTGCAGCTCGGTGACGTCGGTCTCCTGCTCCTTGAGGCCATAGTACTCCAGCAGCTCTCCCTCGAGCTTCACCTCCCTCTCCTCCAGCTCCTGCACCAGGCTTCGCAGCCTCTCCATCTCGGCCGCGTTGTTCGCCATGTGGGCGTTGTACCGTGACCGCTCCTTGACGTCGAACCTGTCGCTCGGTATCGGGATGTCGATCTCCCCACCCAGCAGGCTCTCGATCTCTGAGAAcatgtcgtcatcatcatcatccaccgATGGAGCCGAGTTGATTATGCCGCTGATCGTCTTAACCTCTTCCGCCTCTTCTTCTTTCTCCCCCTGAAGCAGTCAGACAGAACAGTGAGTACAACAGAGTTTTTTTTTTGTAACTTGCATCTTCTATTTCTGGACTGGAAATACATACATGTTCAGAACCCCGAGCCCTATCCTTCCTCTTGCTTGCTTGGCCATTGTCTGAAACAAGCAATGAAGCAGAGCTTTAGCGAGAAATTCAGACACGAGGAGCCATCAGAGAGAGATGTACGTACCTTTGTTAGGCCCCTTCCCTCTCTTAAGGGTAAACGCCGCGAAGGTTGCTAAGACCACGAATCCCAATCGCACAAGCATGACTCTGTCGGCTCATCACTGTGCCGGCCTCAACCGTCAGGAGGGCAGAGACAGTCAGCTCTGGCTCTGCACATCAGAAAGCTTGCAAAAGCAGAGGTGGGAGGAGGAGCATGTGTGAATGGCCAAGGCGGCTAAACCTTCTCCATATCTCTAGCCTGCAACCGAAGACCACCGGAGGAACATGTGGCTGGCCTTATTCATCCATGCCATGCTGGCACCACAAATGTTTATCCCTAAGCTAAAACAAGCTCGTGTAGCACAATGAAGTCTGAAGCTTCTTTTCTCTCTGTTTGCGTGTGTCCAATAGTGTGGCACTTCTTAGTTAGTAGTAGCTGACAATTTTTTCATATGCTGATGGTGCCAGGACCAGGAGGAGAGCATGTGTATCTTGGTGGGCTTCTCTTTTGCTGTTTCTGTGATGCATAGAAGGCTTGTGTCTTTGGAAGATTGTGGTATGCCGTTGTTTCCTGTGCACAGAAATGGGTGGTGGCTGGTGTGTCTGGGTGAGGGTGAAGGGGGAGTTATAGTCAGATCGATGGTGATGTGTGGATAGGGGAGACGAGGGGAGTTATGATGAGAGGCTCGCACATAGGATGGAGCATTTGCCCTCTGCTGGAATATAATCTGGATAGTTGTTTTAACTAAATCAGTAGTACTGAACTATTCTGATTAATTTGTAAAAGACCGCAGAAAAATGGGCTTGATTGACCTGAGGCATGTTTCGTATCTCAACTATTGCATTTGTCCAGAAAACAATGTGTTTTTTACCTTCATTGGAATAGTTGATAAATCTAGAGGCTTGCATGTACTATGTAGTATTTGGAGCTCAGTAGCTAGTGATTTAACCTGATGAGCGTGCTCAGTAATAATAATATGGTACTTCGTACTATATATATGATATCTTTCTTCTAGGCCAGTACTCTAATAATTGGATTACTTATGTACAAGTTTCTTTTATCCAAAAGACCAAGCAATTGTGTGAGTCATTGATCGCAAGAGTTGAATCTTCGTACATGTGGAAGAGTTTTCCTTATTATGGTCGCTGTGACAACGCAGAAGTGGCATGGTTCTAGGACGCGAATTTTTGGCTCCTGGGTGCGCCAGCACCTGATTTCAACAAATAAAATCGAAAAAAATACTAAAAGTGATTTTAAAAATATGGCATAAATCATGTGTATGGAGTATGTATGTAAGCATGTGCGTGTCAAGTTTCAACTTAAAATATAAAAGTAAGTAGCCTACAGGAAAATAACAAACCGTACTGTTTATATTACGTATACTATTCACAGTATAACAACGTTTGATTTTCACTTTTTTGTGTGGACCACATACAGCCGTATTTTCTTATGAAAATTTTCACAGGTAAGTGTCAATATGAGATTTACGTGAGGGAattatttcaatttttttgaactaCTTAAATaacgttttttgaattttttgaaatcAGGTGCGCTGGTACCTAGGTTCACCACCATATTTTCGCATGGTTCTAATGCTAAAATGAATCTCATTTGCAGGTTATTTTCCAATGGGCATACTGGATCCGGTCGTGGTCCatcattatataattctataaagacTGTAACACCACATGTTGTTTTCAGTGGTGTCCTTACAATTGGAGCATATAGCGAAGGATATATGTACCCCAAATGCATTCATGCATGactttgtaattttcttttatcTTACTCTAGCATTTAACTGTTCAGAGGCTGATGTGAAACTTGACGTGAATGTTTGAATTAACGAAAATGCACTTTATAAAAAAACATGTAGGACATATGGGTCTAGGCCGTACATTAATACTTGTAGTTCCCACACGGTTTACCTAGCTAATTAGCTATCAATATACAAAGGTGGGAGATAAGCCTCTACAGCGCACATAGCTTATTTGAACGTGTATGAATGGCTGATTTGTAGCACACGACTTAGTTTCGAAAATCGTGTGCGGCATGCATGGCTTTCACAAACGGTAATTCACAGTCGACCGACTGTATTCGGCTGATAGGAAAAGATCGGTGTTGTTTCACCGTCTGTGTTCAGCTCATTGCGCACACGTTTTTGTTTGGACAAGCAGTATGCTAATTGCTTATATTGCATATATTTTTACCATGATACAAGCATATATACGTGCAGAACCATGATACAAGCATACCTATGCCCAGTTGTACTAACAACACATAATAGTATGATGCTATCATTATATTTGATTGCATGTTCATCCACCACATATACATGCATTTTGACATATGTAATCATTTTTATCTATACAAGAGATGTACACAGTAAATAATTTACTTTTCTTAGTTGCGCCCTTGTCTTCGTGGTTTTGAAAGGATAATGTCTTCATGGTTTTGAAAGGATAATAGCACTACCGGCTGCCCAAGAGTGTGGTGACAGTATAGCCCTCTTGTTGTACCTCGTTTCAACATGAACTCCTTGGAGGAGTTGTTGATTTCCTCAAGTGAGGTGTTAATCTGTACTTCCTCCTCAAGTGAAGTGCAATTCCTAACCACCAAGTGAATACTGCACATAAGTATTATCAATGTGAGAATATATAAATACGAAAAAGCTAGAAACAAATAATGCAAAACAAATGGTTACTGGACTTAATTACCCAGGAATGCGACTGCTAAAAGTAGATCCTCAGCTACACCGAGAAGCAGACAAGCAAGAGGATTTTGCTGCAACTCGGGGACGAGAAGTACTGTCTCCGAAACAAACTATTTGTCACTGATTTTTTGGCAAAATGGTGCCTAAAATCTTTATAGGTTCATTGAATCTTCGACAAGTAATTCGAACCGGAGGGATAAGTGCTCCAAGAGTAACGGGCTCactgtctctcactcgaactaatcaaaatggagagctcaacactatgcaaggaTGTAAAAAGaaagaacaccaaaggtgttcaaatccttcacacttaaATTCCACCAAAGCAACAAGTGCTAGGAAGGAATTAGAGAGGGAGAACAAATGAgataatcaacaaatgactccaacttCTAGATCCCCAAGAGTTCCTCTCACTTAGAGGATGAACTGATTGGTGGAGATTGTAGATATAGATCCCCTCTTCCAAATCCCTCAAGaagatgcaagaatcataggagggaaggaagaggaagcaagcttttgaggttcaacaatgaagtatgagagagagagagagagagtgtgtgtgtaatGGTTGACCTTACCctcctcaaggaggaagaaggggtatttatagtccaagCGAGAATCTGCGACCCAAACTGGCGGCAAAATCAGCACAAACCGGCAGACCGAAATACTCGCCGGATTGGTCCTAGTGCAGTCTATCTACTGCGGTACTAGAGTCTGATTCCTTCTCCTTGACTTCTTTGCATGCAGTACTTCGACTCTAGTACTAGCTTCAAGCGCTTACTATCAGGGCTGGGCTGCGCATACAGAGCAGAGCGAACGAAAGTTCCATTCTCTTGACTAGATAGAGCCACAGTAAGGGAAGAACCCGGGAACTCAATAACCTCTAGAACCAAAGGAAGGTCTCCCGGAGAAGTAGGCGACGGTAGAAAGCATTTTTATTACTCCTGTTGAAGGAGGCAGTGGTCCAATTGGCTATTGAAGTCGGTGGATTCTGCCCAGAGTAATCTCTAAAATAGTGAAGCCAGTAGCAATGACTTCGTTTTCAAGCTACTGAAATGCACTTAAATGTTGCATTTTGATTAGCAAATTACACGAGCGATGCGGCGGCCATTAATATTTATCCCTTTAAATTATTGTTTCTATTCGTTGAACCAAGTTGGATCTGTGATACCAGGGTGGTGGCTTTAACAAATAAGCTCCAATTGATCCATTATTGGAGGTGGCCACCGGTGGTAGCCCTTAGGAAGTTCTTAACTGCGCTAATTCACCTCTTATTTCTCTTACAAACCCGCCTCCGTAGGGGCTTCAAGCGAGCACGTTTCGATGTCAACGAAGGTACGCCCAATTAGGGATTGAATTCTCTTAGAATTCAATCAAAAGAGCATAACGTCTTAGCTAAATGTCTGACATAGCGTCTGATCCCGGTGAATTGGGTTAGTTAACCGCACCCTTTGGTGAAGAAGGGGGTATTCCTAGGCACTAGTTATTTTCTTATGTGTAGACTTCGACCTTACAAAGTATGAGTCCGTGCCTTCCTAAGTTGGTCCTTAATTTCCAATGAAGTTTTGATTTTCTCGAGGGACGTAGCAAACTGTTTGGTTGGCTCCGAGCATTCTAAAAATAGAGTCCTGCCTGGACAATGTTGATAACGGGAAATCTCTAACCTCCGTGGTGGGTGTGAAGAAGGGTACAGCTAGAAAGCGAGAGAATATCTTTATGGATATGAGTCTGAGGCAGAAGTCTCTGAATGCGGGCCTGACGAACCTTTTGTACCAGGATCATCACGAGACTCTGAAGTAGTTCGGTCAAGTATAGGAAATTAATATAAGAATGAATAACTTTCTCAATGGTTTATTTTCTTTCTTTTATTTATCTTAATATTCATTCCATTCAGGCCATTCCAATGCTCGCAAGCAAGCACGAAAAAGCTTCTATTTCTAATTCTAAACGGAAACGCCCAATACATCGAAACTCATTATCCATGGAGTCGATAAAAAAAAAAAGTACCTAATCTAAAAGTTGTCTAGCTTTGCATACATCGCTACTTAATCGTTTAGTGGTTatcgatgaaattacttcaccatAGAAAAAATATTAtggaagtatatatatatattattggTTGCTTTTGTTTATGTCCAATTGGAAAAGTGGATCTTCCAAATTCATATGTTTAGCCTAAAGTACATAACTTGTGTTCCTCCCTAGTTCTTGCAAAGCCACCTAATCAAGCCTCACCTCATTTGTAGTTATAACATGTTCAGCTGAAAGCAAACTCCAAATAAAATAGGTTTACTATTAGTAACACATATACTTTTTTACCTTAGCTCTTTCTTTATTGTTCATTGAGCAGTTCAAATGCTTTGATTGCTTATAAGATAATAGGTGAAAATATTCTTCATTCGTTTCTTTTTTGAAATGCAAAATGGCATTCAAATCCATTCTTTCTCATAACTTAAGAATATGTACAGCGCAGAACAGAAAAGAAGGCAGATTTGATGAGTTGTAGGGGCGGACCCACTTCCACTGATTTCTTGCGGGAAGGTTCTATAAGGGAAGAAGAATCAGAGCTGTGACCTGGTAACCTTGATTTCTTTCGGAACGTCATTACGAGAGTAACAAAGAAAGAATAACGTAGATAGGAAGGAGCGAGCCCCAAGGATAATGAATTGGTATGCCGGGTGCTTACTTGAGCAAGAAGCCAAGTCATCGATAATCAAAGAAAGGTGTGAGTGAACGAGCCCAACTTTCCGATTCAAATATGACTCCTTTCCACTTTCAACAAATAGAGAAATCTCCGCTAGGCTAGCAGTGGGTAACCAACGTAGTGCCCCATTCGTTCCATGACATCCAATCAGTTCTCCTCGGATTCCAATCCAATCTCCCAATCAGTGATAAATAGACGGTCGGATGAGATCTCGAACGTTGTCCCTACCTACTGAGGAATCCAAAGTGTACGTAGAAAAAGAGAGTGTTGGAAATGCATCGAGGAGAACTTACCTTGTGAGTCACTACTCCGGCACT
This Lolium perenne isolate Kyuss_39 chromosome 1, Kyuss_2.0, whole genome shotgun sequence DNA region includes the following protein-coding sequences:
- the LOC127299072 gene encoding protein CHUP1, chloroplastic, whose translation is MLVRLGFVVLATFAAFTLKRGKGPNKDNGQASKRKDRARGSEHGEKEEEAEEVKTISGIINSAPSVDDDDDDMFSEIESLLGGEIDIPIPSDRFDVKERSRYNAHMANNAAEMERLRSLVQELEEREVKLEGELLEYYGLKEQETDVTELQKQLKIKTVEVDMLNITISSLQAERKKLQEDVVRGAAAKKELEASRTRIKELQRQIQMEANQTKGQLMLLKQQVMGLKAKEEEVAKKDAEIERKLKKLKDLEVEVLELRRKNKELLYEKRDLMVKLDAAQGKITESDVVAHARDEINNLRHTNEDLTKQVEGLQMNRFSEVEELVYLRWVNACLRFELRNYQIPSGKMSARDLNRTLSPKSQERAKQLMLEYGSERGQGDTDLDSAPSSAPSSPRSEDFDTMSIDSSSSRYSFLSKRPNLMQKLKKWGRSKDDSSYLSSPTRSLTSGSPKRSQKPKGPLESLMIRNAGDGISITTFGKREQDSNEMDDANIASSFQLMSKTVEGFADEKYPAYKDRHKLATEREKAVKEKAEQARAQRFGGGYSSALVPSPRAALPPKLAQIKEKKVPAANVESGEQSSDNQNNPLAVTQLKLAQIEKRAPRVPRPPPTASAVASGATNTAGGAPLPPRPPGGPPPPPPPPGRPGGPPPPPPPPGSLSKSVAGGDKVHRAPEVVEFYQSLMKREAKNTTSLGSKTSNVSDNRSNMIGEIENRSTFLLAVKADVETQGDFVESLAGEVRAARFVNIDDVVAFVHWLDEELSFLVDERAVLKHFDWPESKTDALREAAFEYTDLQKLENKATSFADDPKVPCEEALKKMYSLLEKVEQSVYALLRTRDMTSARYKEYGIPVDWLSDSGKVGKIKLASVQLAKKYMERVASELDAMQGTEKEHNREFLLLQGVRFAFRVHQFAGGFDADSMKVFEELRSKMSTQAPAPPPSET